A part of Nostoc sp. C052 genomic DNA contains:
- a CDS encoding SAVED domain-containing protein gives MTESEHLTPSLLEPQSRGGDIAEGGFSFQEQVMLARIPAWLAQDGFTAMIREGIGDVEAKFFVPGRGFAIEFLEVKDHTLQPSKFLNEIQRFREVDAGSPNTYQQFILVAAGVSRDLEPLVNGLRRVRNPQDFYEENSTVKENSFKEYTRLVKKIGGTEQDAFFIFEKVIVEADWNTAKSHGEALFKQSLAENLSEYEDVSFKTFDNIYNHLGTFIRQRKNQIITRKELETKLREKIPPSQLPALRPILIYTAIASENNPEHHGLYFDWASFSGGETRDIAPSQQWNHLLIELQDTRSWIEKYRNNKRIRLAGNRRLTACLAIGSVFSAVRGYAIEMEYRGEVWATDAYPTQETPVYPLAHQIIDNTGTRLVVSIGILRDIIPEVEVNLEKYGLTGEPVLHIRGEQPITSPQHANNAVGSIKKLIVNTLVSIGGKEIHLFFAGPAHLALFLGHRLDATAPVTCYAWVSNGQYSKTFQLFSEISS, from the coding sequence ATGACAGAGAGCGAACATTTGACTCCCTCACTCCTAGAACCACAGTCTCGTGGTGGTGATATTGCTGAAGGTGGCTTTTCCTTTCAGGAGCAAGTCATGCTTGCTCGCATTCCTGCTTGGCTAGCTCAGGATGGCTTCACAGCTATGATCCGAGAAGGGATTGGAGATGTAGAGGCAAAGTTTTTTGTACCCGGTCGTGGGTTTGCGATAGAATTTCTTGAAGTTAAAGACCATACACTCCAACCATCTAAGTTTTTAAATGAAATTCAACGGTTCCGAGAAGTAGATGCTGGTAGTCCAAACACCTATCAGCAGTTTATACTTGTAGCAGCAGGAGTTTCCAGAGACTTAGAGCCTTTGGTAAATGGATTGCGCCGCGTTCGTAATCCTCAAGATTTTTATGAAGAAAACTCTACAGTCAAAGAAAATTCTTTCAAAGAGTATACCCGCCTAGTCAAAAAAATTGGCGGTACAGAACAAGATGCCTTTTTCATTTTTGAAAAGGTGATAGTCGAGGCAGATTGGAACACTGCAAAATCTCATGGCGAAGCTCTTTTTAAGCAGTCTTTGGCTGAGAATCTGAGTGAATATGAAGATGTATCTTTTAAAACTTTTGATAATATTTATAATCACTTAGGTACATTTATACGACAGCGCAAGAATCAAATTATTACCCGCAAAGAGTTAGAGACAAAACTGCGAGAAAAAATTCCTCCGAGTCAACTACCTGCCCTTCGTCCCATCCTGATTTACACAGCCATTGCCTCTGAAAATAACCCAGAGCATCATGGATTGTATTTCGATTGGGCATCTTTTTCTGGTGGTGAAACTCGGGACATTGCCCCTTCTCAACAGTGGAATCACTTACTGATTGAACTACAGGATACTCGAAGTTGGATTGAAAAGTATAGAAATAATAAGCGAATCAGGCTTGCTGGCAATCGTCGTCTGACAGCATGTCTTGCAATAGGATCTGTCTTCTCAGCTGTTAGGGGCTACGCCATCGAAATGGAATACCGTGGAGAGGTATGGGCAACAGATGCTTATCCCACTCAAGAAACCCCCGTTTATCCTTTAGCTCATCAGATTATAGACAACACAGGAACCCGCTTGGTTGTTAGCATAGGTATTCTTCGAGATATTATTCCTGAAGTGGAAGTCAATCTGGAGAAGTATGGACTCACAGGTGAGCCAGTGCTTCACATTAGAGGAGAGCAGCCTATTACTTCCCCACAACATGCCAACAATGCTGTTGGAAGCATTAAAAAATTAATTGTCAATACATTAGTGTCTATAGGCGGTAAAGAAATCCATTTATTTTTTGCTGGGCCTGCTCATCTTGCTCTGTTCCTGGGACATCGCTTGGACGCTACAGCACCAGTCACTTGCTACGCATGGGTATCCAATGGTCAATACTCTAAAACATTTCAACTCTTCTCAGAAATTTCCAGCTAA
- a CDS encoding AIPR family protein encodes MPKNWIIKVDNYFHANPNCIIATAHVDTFPTNLPLEPNIREPNRKSATYRQIFDSVTTQPEKFFSRHSGIVLSANKVKPSKNKTELELEVLEASEGGSDGIINGGHTVLAFEQAKNYKYDLSLARVKVTIHIGLQEEEAKDIALASNTTSPVDSRSKVNARGDYKFIKQYLAQLERAEDRKFRIAYYQNQSGAPRNAQCNVNHLFKLINCLDRNRYNPDGNKRSKHPTGTNTPSQITDTERERLTLLLPLLPKALWIEQRLYEIIQEHISNPRRKGVNDLASIDTRKTTLLPDSKYSFGFGAPTDLALPIIASYRVFLDQDYNWIIPFDEFAENFLQHLWVNYYRKYLISEKTAGNTVGTKICRNSEIWESLYISAQSYLNQHLVKIVNSSKHEELTLTPS; translated from the coding sequence ATGCCGAAAAACTGGATTATTAAAGTAGACAACTATTTCCATGCAAACCCCAATTGCATCATCGCCACCGCCCATGTGGACACGTTTCCCACAAACCTACCCCTAGAACCCAACATCCGGGAACCAAACCGCAAAAGTGCAACCTACAGACAAATCTTTGACTCTGTGACGACTCAACCAGAAAAATTCTTCTCTCGTCACAGTGGAATCGTTCTGTCAGCCAATAAAGTTAAACCTAGCAAAAACAAAACCGAACTGGAGCTAGAAGTTTTAGAAGCTAGCGAGGGGGGTAGCGATGGCATTATCAACGGAGGTCACACAGTTTTAGCATTTGAGCAAGCTAAAAATTACAAATATGACCTCAGCCTTGCCAGAGTCAAAGTTACCATCCACATTGGACTCCAGGAAGAGGAGGCTAAAGATATAGCCCTCGCCTCAAATACTACTTCTCCTGTAGATTCTCGCTCCAAAGTCAACGCCAGGGGAGATTACAAATTTATCAAGCAGTATTTAGCCCAGTTAGAAAGAGCAGAAGATAGAAAATTCCGCATTGCCTATTACCAAAACCAAAGCGGCGCTCCTAGAAATGCTCAATGTAATGTTAACCACTTGTTCAAGCTGATCAACTGCCTCGACAGAAATAGATACAACCCTGACGGGAATAAAAGAAGCAAGCACCCTACAGGTACGAACACCCCTAGTCAAATCACAGACACTGAGAGAGAAAGATTAACTCTTCTATTGCCTCTACTTCCCAAAGCTCTGTGGATTGAGCAAAGACTGTACGAAATCATCCAAGAACATATCAGCAACCCCAGAAGAAAGGGTGTCAACGATTTAGCATCAATTGATACACGCAAAACTACCCTTCTCCCCGACAGCAAGTACTCGTTTGGGTTTGGTGCGCCAACTGACCTCGCACTACCCATAATTGCATCCTATCGGGTATTCCTAGACCAAGACTATAACTGGATTATTCCTTTTGACGAATTCGCCGAAAACTTTCTCCAACACCTGTGGGTTAACTATTACCGTAAATACTTGATATCGGAGAAAACAGCAGGAAATACAGTGGGGACTAAAATTTGTCGCAACTCAGAAATTTGGGAAAGTCTGTACATTTCGGCCCAAAGTTATCTCAATCAGCACTTGGTGAAAATTGTCAATTCCAGCAAGCATGAAGAATTAACGCTGACACCAAGCTAA
- a CDS encoding tyrosine-type recombinase/integrase — MTLSRTDAGVDTEELGVALAQLSPEQLAVIKATVEAVVQATGTPKITGAETTSELFSSWLLSRESEQTVRAYRNDVMHFVQWRLGIDYPDLDNLNLHTTTKEDVDNYKAHLLKKEKTGEIARASVRRRLASLKSFLRYACDVGYLRANPAMLLKVPPERKKIKERTLTETEIEILFDAAAQVVEQAPTPHKKIQAQRNQLILELFYYGAIRVGESGLTWATMHSNQSGLPYIKVVGKGDKERDVPIPIELYQYLLANRQHAPNKTEPLFTSQKTGEPICDRHIRRIIKSIAEVAGLSRIPSPHWLRHSHATHAAKNTPIHIITKTLGHSSGKITIDNYLHVGEDEASSLNLKRYR, encoded by the coding sequence ATGACGTTATCACGTACAGACGCAGGTGTAGATACAGAAGAATTAGGGGTGGCGCTCGCTCAGTTATCACCGGAACAACTAGCGGTGATCAAAGCAACAGTCGAAGCGGTGGTACAGGCAACTGGCACACCCAAAATCACTGGGGCGGAAACTACCAGCGAACTGTTTTCTAGTTGGCTCTTGAGTAGGGAGTCAGAGCAAACTGTGCGGGCATACCGAAATGACGTGATGCACTTTGTTCAGTGGCGACTAGGCATTGACTATCCAGACTTAGATAATTTAAACCTGCACACCACCACCAAAGAAGATGTGGACAATTACAAAGCCCACCTACTTAAAAAAGAGAAAACAGGGGAAATTGCTCGTGCTTCCGTCCGCCGTCGCCTTGCTTCCCTTAAAAGCTTTCTGCGCTACGCTTGCGATGTAGGCTACTTGCGGGCCAACCCTGCAATGTTGTTGAAAGTACCTCCGGAGCGCAAAAAGATTAAGGAGCGCACCCTGACTGAAACTGAGATTGAAATCCTATTCGATGCAGCTGCACAAGTTGTAGAACAAGCCCCTACTCCTCACAAAAAGATACAAGCGCAACGCAACCAACTAATTCTGGAGCTTTTTTACTACGGTGCTATTCGGGTAGGTGAGAGTGGTTTAACCTGGGCTACCATGCATTCAAATCAGTCCGGGCTACCTTACATTAAAGTGGTAGGCAAAGGAGACAAGGAGCGCGATGTTCCCATACCAATAGAACTTTACCAATACCTTTTGGCTAATCGACAACATGCTCCCAACAAAACCGAGCCGCTTTTCACAAGCCAAAAAACGGGTGAACCCATTTGCGATCGCCACATCCGCCGCATCATCAAATCCATTGCCGAAGTAGCAGGGTTAAGTCGCATCCCCTCCCCACACTGGTTACGGCACAGCCACGCTACCCATGCTGCTAAAAACACGCCTATTCACATCATCACTAAAACGCTGGGCCACTCGTCAGGGAAAATCACGATAGACAACTATCTACACGTGGGTGAAGATGAAGCTAGCTCTCTTAATCTCAAACGATATCGCTGA
- a CDS encoding GNAT family N-acetyltransferase, with product MQRKIELKRGVDNTSVEAYLVDLVQRHVDDYVNYWVESLRLFSQEDKYWDWIFKLRYIANQENLEGYAVECENKTQGLMIIETQMHGSRLNVGKRLVYVDGIATAPTNRIEIQRPPQFKGVGQALLNFARIRSVELGYEGRIGLHSLPRSEGFYEKQNMLNCGSEEEYDNLVYFEYGVLRRR from the coding sequence GTGCAGCGAAAAATCGAGTTAAAAAGGGGTGTTGATAATACATCTGTTGAAGCCTATTTGGTAGATTTAGTCCAAAGACATGTTGATGATTATGTCAATTATTGGGTAGAAAGCTTAAGGTTATTTAGTCAAGAAGATAAATACTGGGATTGGATATTTAAATTAAGATATATTGCCAATCAAGAAAATCTTGAAGGTTACGCAGTTGAGTGCGAAAACAAAACTCAAGGATTAATGATAATAGAAACACAAATGCACGGTTCTCGGTTAAATGTTGGTAAGAGGCTAGTTTATGTTGATGGCATTGCCACTGCCCCTACTAACCGAATCGAGATTCAACGTCCGCCTCAATTCAAAGGTGTTGGTCAAGCACTATTAAATTTCGCAAGAATTAGAAGTGTTGAGTTAGGGTATGAAGGTAGAATTGGGTTGCATTCCTTACCAAGGTCTGAAGGATTTTACGAAAAACAAAACATGTTGAACTGCGGTTCGGAAGAAGAATATGATAATTTAGTCTATTTTGAGTATGGTGTATTGAGACGAAGATAA
- a CDS encoding siphovirus Gp157 family protein, translating into MTQAIEREINQLTLKELSLDAAKLWSQIEEAGELGEQGNVEQLLQELMGVQDGIETKIDAIAWVVDQLNLDLETWEERKARVAELHDRVISRRKTQLEQIKRTLIHLHEIGLINDKNIGKERVIEIRDNPPKIANLLVEVDDEDFPDEFRVIKYQANNKAIIEAYKSGKDISNLAEVSIGKQVRFKVQSGSKSRNKKNHN; encoded by the coding sequence ATGACTCAAGCAATTGAACGCGAAATCAACCAACTCACTCTCAAAGAATTAAGCCTAGATGCTGCTAAACTTTGGTCACAGATAGAAGAAGCAGGCGAGTTAGGCGAACAGGGTAATGTAGAACAACTCTTACAAGAACTTATGGGTGTTCAAGATGGTATCGAAACCAAAATCGATGCGATCGCCTGGGTAGTTGACCAGTTAAATCTTGACCTTGAAACCTGGGAGGAAAGAAAAGCGCGAGTAGCCGAACTCCACGACCGGGTAATTTCACGTCGCAAAACTCAACTTGAACAAATCAAGCGCACCCTCATCCACCTACACGAGATTGGATTAATCAATGACAAAAACATCGGTAAAGAAAGGGTAATTGAAATCAGGGATAACCCACCCAAAATCGCTAATTTACTAGTAGAAGTAGATGATGAAGATTTTCCTGATGAATTTAGAGTTATTAAGTACCAAGCTAATAACAAGGCAATTATTGAAGCCTATAAATCTGGTAAAGATATTAGCAATCTTGCCGAGGTAAGTATCGGGAAACAGGTGCGGTTTAAGGTGCAATCAGGTAGTAAGTCTCGCAACAAGAAAAACCACAACTAA
- a CDS encoding DUF4365 domain-containing protein, producing MERLPKRTESKTIGNVAADLLSAILSRFSNVVPIPESRDLGIDFYCELIDRQDYPTGQIFNIQCKGTDEVKKEGDSFSIPVKITTANYWLIQPAATFLVVVDLGNKNCYWAYPRKQLSESSSWEKQKTVSITVHTIDRFQFDTNEMPHGMRAILDDRLPEGIETLIEQFDSQRPPVPLDDPEYPSGRVQELMGIADTMDTVYRLQQRMTIMTSRLQDETLQVVASLRQKSEYLLGKFDYTPSSAQLWPAGSNISIFDFEFGAGSCKDVWRRVDRAVSAFRESRTRENHAELLASLGELIQLNRDIYWTIEDVFYSF from the coding sequence ATGGAAAGATTGCCAAAACGCACGGAATCGAAAACTATAGGGAATGTTGCAGCAGATTTATTGAGTGCAATCCTCTCACGATTTTCAAATGTAGTGCCGATCCCTGAGTCGCGTGATCTAGGTATCGACTTTTATTGTGAGCTTATCGATCGGCAGGATTATCCAACTGGGCAAATATTCAACATCCAGTGTAAAGGTACAGATGAGGTTAAGAAGGAAGGCGACAGTTTCTCGATTCCTGTAAAAATTACTACAGCTAACTACTGGCTGATTCAACCAGCAGCTACATTCTTAGTCGTGGTCGATCTTGGTAATAAAAACTGTTACTGGGCATATCCACGAAAACAGTTGTCAGAGAGTTCTTCATGGGAAAAGCAGAAAACGGTTTCAATCACGGTTCATACTATTGACCGATTTCAGTTCGATACAAATGAAATGCCGCATGGGATGAGGGCAATTCTTGATGATCGTTTACCAGAAGGAATAGAAACTTTAATAGAGCAGTTTGATTCCCAGCGCCCACCTGTACCGCTTGATGATCCTGAATACCCAAGCGGGCGTGTACAGGAACTCATGGGCATTGCGGACACAATGGACACGGTTTACAGACTACAACAGCGCATGACTATAATGACAAGCCGACTTCAAGACGAAACACTTCAAGTCGTAGCAAGCCTTCGGCAGAAAAGCGAGTACCTTTTGGGTAAATTTGACTACACTCCTAGTTCTGCTCAACTATGGCCAGCAGGTAGCAATATCAGTATTTTTGATTTTGAATTTGGTGCAGGTAGTTGTAAAGATGTTTGGCGCAGGGTTGATAGGGCTGTAAGTGCATTTAGAGAATCGCGCACTCGCGAAAATCACGCCGAACTTTTAGCATCTCTCGGAGAACTTATTCAGCTTAACAGAGATATTTATTGGACAATTGAAGATG